In Kitasatospora gansuensis, a genomic segment contains:
- a CDS encoding MaoC family dehydratase: MTISFDQVEVGTELPAQSFPVTRAALVQYAGASGDFNPIHWNEKFALEVGLPDVIAHGMFTMAEAIRVVTDWVGDPGAVVDYGVRFTKPVPVPNDGVGTVIEVTGKVAALLDDRRVRVDLVVKNGENKVLNMSRAVVQLG, encoded by the coding sequence ATGACCATCAGCTTCGACCAGGTCGAGGTCGGCACCGAGCTGCCCGCCCAGTCCTTCCCGGTGACCCGCGCCGCGCTGGTCCAGTACGCGGGCGCCTCCGGTGACTTCAACCCGATCCACTGGAACGAGAAGTTCGCGCTCGAGGTCGGCCTGCCCGACGTCATCGCGCACGGCATGTTCACCATGGCCGAGGCGATCCGGGTGGTCACCGACTGGGTCGGCGACCCGGGCGCGGTGGTCGACTACGGGGTCCGCTTCACCAAGCCCGTGCCCGTCCCGAACGACGGCGTCGGCACCGTGATCGAGGTCACCGGCAAGGTCGCCGCCCTGCTGGACGACCGCCGGGTCCGGGTCGACCTGGTGGTGAAGAACGGCGAGAACAAGGTGCTCAACATGTCCCGCGCGGTGGTCCAGCTCGGCTGA
- a CDS encoding DUF262 domain-containing protein, translated as MTANASLENLEEQLRGERGRVDVAVHNFSVRELVRMISDEELNASPSYQRKFRWEEADESLFIESVFLGLPIPPVFVATNVGFQWEVVDGLQRLSTLAHFLARDEEAAIEIGRPKPLRLDGLEKLTALNGNTYIDLPKNLQVYFGRQPLQVISLTDKSDRQVRFDVFERLNRGGISLTAQEVRACVYMGPFNDFIEELSKDPRLSDLLKLQKARENDGTQVEQVLKFFAYKNYRDQFDGKVERFLNSYMEAASESFDYPTERDIFDRALGTLHSVCNGKPFLRRQTPVTPLVQFEACLVAAGDLAAEGVEPRAVAPGWLEDTELRASTGAGTNTKSMLRRRLTRAKDLLRGDA; from the coding sequence ATGACTGCTAACGCATCCCTTGAAAACCTAGAAGAACAGCTTCGCGGAGAACGCGGCAGAGTCGATGTTGCAGTTCATAACTTTTCAGTTCGCGAGCTCGTTCGGATGATTTCCGATGAAGAGCTAAATGCGTCACCAAGCTACCAGAGGAAGTTTCGCTGGGAGGAAGCCGATGAGTCACTGTTTATCGAATCAGTATTCCTCGGTTTGCCAATTCCTCCAGTCTTCGTTGCAACAAACGTCGGATTCCAGTGGGAAGTTGTAGATGGACTACAGCGACTTTCCACTCTGGCCCATTTTCTGGCCCGAGACGAAGAGGCTGCGATTGAAATTGGACGACCTAAACCACTTCGACTCGATGGCCTCGAGAAGCTTACCGCCCTCAACGGAAACACATACATTGACCTGCCAAAGAATCTGCAGGTGTATTTTGGCCGCCAGCCCTTGCAGGTCATCTCCCTGACCGACAAGAGCGACCGTCAAGTTCGGTTTGATGTATTTGAACGACTAAATCGCGGCGGCATTAGCCTGACAGCCCAAGAAGTACGCGCTTGTGTCTACATGGGCCCCTTTAATGACTTCATCGAAGAGCTGTCAAAGGACCCGCGCCTTAGCGACCTCCTGAAGCTCCAGAAAGCACGAGAGAACGATGGGACTCAAGTAGAGCAGGTCCTGAAGTTCTTTGCCTACAAGAATTACCGCGACCAGTTCGATGGCAAAGTCGAACGGTTTCTAAATAGTTACATGGAAGCCGCATCCGAGTCATTCGACTACCCAACGGAGCGCGATATCTTCGATCGAGCCCTTGGGACTCTCCACAGTGTCTGCAATGGGAAGCCGTTCCTCCGCAGGCAGACCCCCGTCACTCCCCTTGTGCAGTTTGAGGCCTGCTTGGTCGCAGCAGGCGATCTTGCCGCCGAGGGGGTCGAGCCGAGGGCAGTAGCGCCGGGCTGGCTCGAGGACACCGAGCTGCGAGCTTCCACAGGCGCCGGCACTAACACGAAGTCGATGCTGAGGCGGCGGCTCACGCGCGCGAAGGATCTGCTTCGTGGCGACGCATGA
- a CDS encoding DUF2637 domain-containing protein: MRRLPVLDAVLVQALIAAALSFAHLHDLAEAAGQSGWKAWAYPISVDLLLVAAWRRLRARISVRLAWCWFVIALTASLGANIGTAGLLNLADTPAWLRIIVAGWPAAAFLGGTLLAHTPAADEAPAEPVEAEEEVPALYVQEPDPSPPPVPELVRPPAPPAPPAISATPAPVLPASLLTHARKVADDHRARTGSPIDPATLRARLGIKDPLASALIAELA; encoded by the coding sequence ATGCGCCGTCTGCCCGTTCTGGACGCCGTCCTGGTGCAGGCCCTCATCGCCGCCGCGCTGTCCTTCGCCCATCTGCACGACCTGGCCGAAGCCGCCGGGCAGAGCGGCTGGAAGGCGTGGGCCTACCCGATCTCGGTCGATCTGCTCCTGGTCGCCGCCTGGCGCCGACTCCGGGCCCGGATCTCCGTACGGCTCGCCTGGTGCTGGTTCGTCATCGCGCTGACCGCCTCGCTCGGCGCGAACATCGGCACCGCCGGACTGCTCAACCTCGCCGACACCCCGGCCTGGCTTCGGATCATCGTTGCCGGGTGGCCTGCCGCTGCCTTCCTCGGCGGCACGCTGCTCGCCCACACTCCTGCCGCTGATGAAGCGCCGGCGGAACCGGTCGAGGCCGAGGAGGAAGTCCCGGCCCTGTACGTCCAGGAGCCGGACCCGTCACCGCCGCCCGTACCCGAGCTGGTCCGACCTCCGGCGCCCCCTGCTCCGCCCGCTATCAGCGCGACCCCGGCCCCGGTACTCCCGGCCTCCCTGCTCACGCATGCCCGCAAGGTCGCCGACGACCACCGCGCCCGGACCGGCAGCCCGATCGACCCGGCCACCCTGCGCGCTCGGCTCGGCATCAAGGACCCGCTCGCTTCGGCACTCATCGCCGAACTCGCCTGA
- a CDS encoding HEPN domain-containing protein: MATHDALIGEVESHGDQLLRRSDDLKKFLALASHSADSSASPRWESEARDARALAVVCTMAELESFTKFIIQETHKEINDSRLSVNKLRPSLRQLAAHTAFESLRELNDHSKLWERRKYATTLEFCGDPAALPVNHKQAQPPLDGRTLKPEHFNRIWEIYGLPGDAFPHSTWGASLIKMSMLRNDVAHGNIPYVEIFQQAGRSVADVERYVNDIGEFAVHLTATWVEYLEHRGYLAT, from the coding sequence GTGGCGACGCATGACGCACTTATTGGCGAAGTTGAATCCCATGGCGACCAGCTATTACGTCGAAGCGACGACCTGAAGAAGTTCCTAGCACTCGCAAGCCACAGTGCCGACTCTTCGGCAAGCCCACGGTGGGAGTCCGAGGCACGAGACGCCCGGGCATTGGCCGTGGTTTGCACGATGGCCGAACTGGAAAGCTTCACCAAGTTCATCATCCAAGAGACACACAAGGAGATTAATGATTCAAGACTTTCCGTGAATAAACTCCGCCCAAGCCTACGCCAACTTGCGGCTCATACGGCATTCGAAAGCCTTCGTGAGTTGAATGACCACAGCAAGCTTTGGGAGAGACGTAAGTACGCCACGACCCTCGAGTTCTGCGGTGACCCCGCAGCACTTCCGGTCAACCACAAGCAGGCTCAACCGCCACTTGACGGCAGAACACTAAAGCCTGAACATTTCAATCGCATCTGGGAGATATACGGTCTCCCCGGAGACGCATTTCCTCATTCCACCTGGGGTGCTTCCTTGATTAAAATGTCAATGCTGAGAAACGATGTTGCACACGGAAACATTCCCTATGTGGAGATCTTTCAACAGGCCGGTCGATCGGTTGCAGATGTCGAACGCTACGTGAACGACATCGGAGAATTCGCCGTTCACCTCACTGCCACATGGGTTGAGTATCTGGAGCATCGCGGATATCTGGCAACCTAG
- a CDS encoding glycosyltransferase family 2 protein — MTNVVSVITAVHGPSAKYLADAYKSLNEQEMPAGWDWQWVIQEDGETDDVAPHVPDDARISFGQGRHGRAGMARTMGMSRAVGQFVRVLDADDMLTPGALARDIAALTGRPDVAWTTSRVLDLLPDGSTVGFDQDPPEGPIERGEVLSHWQAHDYRAQVHPATLCARRDLVLALGGWMALPASEDTGLLLALNAVSRGWFTAETGLLYRKWPGQSTSQAAHSEQEERAARMAVVEARAEALLALENWRIDAA; from the coding sequence ATGACCAACGTCGTGAGCGTGATCACGGCCGTGCACGGCCCGAGCGCCAAGTACCTGGCCGACGCCTACAAGTCGCTCAACGAGCAGGAGATGCCCGCCGGTTGGGACTGGCAGTGGGTGATCCAGGAGGACGGCGAGACGGACGACGTAGCGCCCCACGTCCCGGACGACGCCCGGATCAGCTTCGGCCAGGGCCGCCACGGCCGAGCCGGGATGGCCCGGACGATGGGCATGTCCCGGGCGGTCGGGCAGTTCGTGCGGGTGCTGGACGCCGACGACATGCTCACCCCGGGAGCTCTGGCCCGCGATATCGCGGCGCTGACCGGCCGGCCGGACGTCGCGTGGACCACCTCGCGGGTACTCGACCTGCTGCCGGACGGGAGCACGGTCGGCTTCGACCAGGACCCGCCGGAAGGCCCGATCGAGCGCGGCGAGGTGCTGTCCCACTGGCAGGCCCACGATTACCGGGCGCAGGTCCACCCGGCGACGCTGTGCGCGCGGCGGGACCTGGTGCTCGCGCTCGGCGGGTGGATGGCACTCCCGGCTTCGGAGGACACCGGACTGCTCCTGGCGCTCAACGCGGTAAGCCGCGGCTGGTTCACGGCGGAGACCGGACTCCTCTACCGGAAGTGGCCCGGACAGAGCACCAGCCAGGCCGCCCACAGCGAGCAGGAAGAGCGGGCGGCTCGGATGGCAGTCGTCGAGGCACGGGCCGAGGCACTGCTCGCGCTGGAGAACTGGCGGATCGACGCAGCCTGA
- a CDS encoding superoxide dismutase, whose protein sequence is MGQYTLPDLPYDYSALEKAMSAEILELHHSKHHAAYVAGANSTIEQLAEARDKEQFGGLVGLQKTLAFHLSGHVLHSLFWENLSPDGGDRPDGALGTAIEEHFGGFDAFKKQLTTATVGVQGSGWGILSWEPLGRRLIVEQVYDHHGNVGQGTTPLLAFDAWEHAYYLQYRNVRPDYVTRLWDVVNWNDVAARFTAATGA, encoded by the coding sequence ATGGGTCAGTACACGCTCCCCGACCTCCCGTACGACTACTCGGCTCTGGAGAAGGCGATGTCCGCCGAGATCCTCGAGCTGCACCACTCCAAGCACCACGCCGCCTACGTGGCCGGCGCCAACAGCACCATCGAGCAGCTCGCCGAGGCCCGCGACAAGGAGCAGTTCGGCGGCCTGGTCGGCCTGCAGAAGACGCTGGCCTTCCACCTCTCCGGCCACGTCCTGCACTCCCTCTTCTGGGAGAACCTCTCCCCCGACGGCGGCGACCGCCCCGACGGCGCCCTCGGCACCGCCATCGAGGAGCACTTCGGCGGCTTCGACGCCTTCAAGAAGCAGCTCACCACCGCCACCGTCGGCGTCCAGGGCTCCGGCTGGGGCATCCTCTCCTGGGAGCCGCTCGGCCGGCGCCTGATCGTCGAGCAGGTCTACGACCACCACGGCAACGTCGGCCAGGGCACCACCCCGCTGCTCGCCTTCGACGCCTGGGAGCACGCCTACTACCTGCAGTACCGCAACGTCCGCCCGGACTACGTCACCCGCCTCTGGGACGTCGTCAACTGGAACGACGTCGCCGCCCGCTTCACCGCCGCCACGGGGGCCTGA
- a CDS encoding APC family permease — protein sequence MRSEELGETLLPKRLALPIFASDPLSSVAYATQEILLVLTVGGTAFLYLTPWVAAGVVALMVVVVLSYRQVVHAYPSGGGSYEVVSRNLGPNSGLVVAASLLVDYVMTVAVSVASGVANVISALPSLVDYRVLMAVGFVALLTAMNLRGVRESGNAFAAPTYLFIGAILIMVGTGLIRYLLGDAPVAESAKYGITPEPGDETFAGFALLMLALRAFASGCTALTGVEAISNGVPAFRKPKSKNAATTMAVMGITAIVMFSGITTLAMVAKVHITDDTCQLAGFTGDCGTPQQTVIAQLAAAIFGGSDSILFYVVQAATALVLILAANTAFNGFPLLASILAEHRYLPRQLHTRGDRLAFSNGIIALALVAGGLLWLYDADVTSLIHLYILGVFTSFTLSQIGMVRHWNRTLGEQPTPQVRRDAHRARVINALGAVVTGLVLVIVLATKFTQGAWLAVLAAVVLWLMMRGIRRHYDRTAEELAVHDPHEESVRPAKVHGIVLVSKLHKPTLRALGYAQAFKPDTLEALTVAVERDSTDELRLKWDEFDIQVPLKVLDSPFREITRPVVGYVRGVRRSSPRDVVAVFIPEYVVGHWWENLLHNQSALWLKSRLLFTPGVMVISVPWQLNSSAAANHPTGRAPGAVRRGEPASPGARNDLSAKQ from the coding sequence ATGCGCAGCGAGGAGCTGGGCGAGACGCTGCTGCCCAAACGCCTGGCGCTGCCGATCTTCGCTTCCGACCCGCTCTCCTCCGTCGCGTACGCGACCCAGGAGATCCTGCTGGTGCTCACCGTCGGCGGCACGGCGTTCCTCTACCTCACCCCGTGGGTCGCGGCGGGCGTGGTGGCGCTGATGGTGGTCGTGGTGCTGTCGTACCGTCAGGTGGTGCACGCCTACCCGAGCGGTGGCGGCTCCTACGAGGTGGTGTCCAGGAACCTCGGGCCGAACTCCGGCCTGGTGGTGGCCGCCTCACTCCTGGTCGACTACGTGATGACGGTCGCCGTCTCGGTCGCCTCCGGGGTGGCGAACGTCATCTCCGCGCTGCCGAGCCTGGTGGACTACCGGGTGCTGATGGCGGTCGGCTTCGTGGCGTTGCTGACGGCGATGAACCTGCGCGGCGTACGGGAGTCCGGCAACGCCTTCGCCGCGCCGACCTACCTCTTCATCGGCGCCATCCTGATCATGGTGGGCACCGGGCTGATCCGGTACCTGCTCGGGGACGCGCCGGTGGCCGAGAGCGCCAAGTACGGGATCACACCGGAGCCGGGGGACGAGACCTTCGCCGGGTTCGCGCTGCTGATGCTGGCGCTGCGGGCGTTCGCCTCCGGCTGTACGGCGCTGACCGGCGTGGAGGCGATCTCGAACGGGGTGCCCGCGTTCCGGAAGCCGAAGTCGAAGAACGCCGCCACCACGATGGCGGTGATGGGCATCACCGCGATCGTGATGTTCTCCGGCATCACCACGCTCGCGATGGTCGCCAAGGTGCACATCACCGACGACACCTGCCAGCTGGCCGGCTTCACCGGCGACTGCGGAACACCGCAGCAGACCGTGATCGCCCAGCTGGCGGCGGCGATCTTCGGCGGCAGCGACAGCATCCTGTTCTACGTGGTCCAGGCCGCGACCGCGCTGGTGCTGATCCTGGCTGCGAACACCGCGTTCAACGGCTTCCCGCTGCTCGCCTCGATCCTGGCCGAACACCGCTACCTGCCACGACAGTTGCACACCCGCGGCGACCGACTCGCGTTCTCCAACGGCATCATCGCCCTCGCCCTGGTGGCCGGCGGCCTGCTCTGGCTGTACGACGCCGACGTCACCAGCCTGATCCACCTCTACATCCTGGGCGTCTTCACCTCCTTCACGCTGTCCCAGATCGGCATGGTCCGGCACTGGAACCGCACCCTGGGCGAGCAGCCCACCCCGCAGGTGCGCCGCGACGCGCACCGGGCCCGGGTGATCAACGCGCTGGGCGCGGTGGTCACCGGACTGGTGCTGGTGATCGTGCTGGCCACCAAGTTCACCCAGGGCGCCTGGCTGGCGGTCCTCGCCGCGGTGGTGCTGTGGCTGATGATGCGCGGCATCCGGCGCCACTACGACCGGACGGCGGAGGAACTGGCGGTCCACGACCCGCACGAGGAGTCCGTCCGCCCGGCCAAGGTGCACGGCATCGTGCTGGTCTCCAAACTGCACAAGCCGACCCTGCGCGCGCTCGGCTACGCGCAGGCGTTCAAGCCGGACACCCTGGAGGCGCTGACGGTCGCGGTCGAGCGCGACAGTACCGACGAACTCCGGCTGAAGTGGGACGAGTTCGACATCCAGGTGCCGCTGAAGGTGCTCGACTCGCCGTTCCGGGAGATCACCCGGCCGGTGGTCGGGTACGTCCGCGGTGTCCGCCGGAGCAGCCCGCGCGACGTCGTGGCGGTGTTCATCCCGGAGTACGTGGTCGGCCACTGGTGGGAGAACCTACTGCACAACCAGTCAGCCCTCTGGCTCAAGAGCCGACTGCTGTTCACCCCCGGCGTGATGGTGATCAGCGTCCCCTGGCAGCTCAACTCCTCGGCGGCGGCGAACCACCCGACCGGGCGCGCGCCGGGCGCGGTCCGCCGGGGCGAGCCCGCCAGCCCCGGCGCACGCAACGACCTCAGCGCCAAGCAGTAA
- a CDS encoding MaoC family dehydratase N-terminal domain-containing protein, whose product MALDPSFIGRTYPPTEPYEVGREKIREFATAIGDANPAYTDLETAKALGYPEVIAPPTFPFVITYGAAAQVVNDPELGLDYTRVVHGDQKFSYSRPVHAGDRLTVTVAIDAIKSLAGNDVLTVSGQVHDESGEHVVTSIMTLVARAADQAGE is encoded by the coding sequence ATGGCCCTCGACCCCTCGTTCATCGGGCGGACCTACCCGCCCACCGAGCCGTACGAGGTAGGCCGGGAGAAGATCCGCGAGTTCGCGACCGCGATCGGCGACGCCAACCCGGCGTACACCGACCTGGAGACCGCGAAGGCGCTCGGGTACCCGGAAGTGATCGCGCCGCCGACCTTCCCGTTCGTGATCACCTACGGAGCCGCGGCCCAGGTGGTGAACGACCCCGAGCTGGGTCTGGACTACACCCGCGTGGTGCACGGCGACCAGAAGTTCAGCTACAGCCGCCCGGTGCACGCCGGGGACCGGCTGACCGTCACCGTCGCGATCGACGCGATCAAGTCGCTGGCCGGCAACGACGTCCTGACCGTCAGCGGCCAGGTGCACGACGAGAGCGGCGAGCACGTGGTGACCTCGATCATGACGCTGGTGGCCCGGGCCGCCGACCAGGCGGGGGAGTGA
- a CDS encoding SCO3933 family regulatory protein → MKFIPVDTTGALVMVAQEPRPKLKNRQTGELAFDTETGAPLMTLDVTFVANGQADILSLTVPQPGVPDDLTPGTLVALTKLIARPWENEFNGQKRSGIAFRADAVTASMPAFASANG, encoded by the coding sequence ATGAAGTTCATCCCCGTCGACACGACCGGCGCGCTGGTGATGGTGGCCCAGGAGCCCCGCCCGAAGCTGAAGAACCGGCAGACCGGTGAGCTGGCCTTCGACACCGAGACCGGCGCCCCGCTGATGACCCTCGACGTGACCTTCGTGGCCAACGGCCAAGCCGACATCCTGTCCCTGACCGTGCCGCAGCCCGGGGTGCCCGACGACCTGACTCCCGGGACCCTGGTCGCCCTGACCAAGCTCATCGCCCGGCCGTGGGAGAACGAGTTCAACGGCCAGAAGCGCTCCGGCATCGCCTTCCGCGCCGACGCGGTCACCGCCTCCATGCCCGCGTTCGCCAGCGCGAACGGCTGA
- the rpmG gene encoding 50S ribosomal protein L33, translating to MAATDVRPKITLACVECKERNYITKKNRRNDPDRLEMKKHCPRCNSHTAHRETR from the coding sequence GTGGCTGCCACCGACGTCCGCCCGAAGATCACGCTGGCCTGCGTGGAGTGCAAGGAGCGGAACTACATCACCAAGAAGAACCGGCGTAACGACCCGGACCGTCTTGAGATGAAGAAGCACTGCCCCCGTTGCAACTCGCACACCGCGCACCGCGAGACCCGCTGA
- a CDS encoding GntR family transcriptional regulator gives MANQYERISTDLRRKITSGELTEGDRLPSEAALADQYGVSVPTLRQGVGVLQAEGLVEKQHGRGTFVRRQPKKVTRYNDRHQWEKDRAREPETERRKTGATEHDTGLQVDDLVFHAEYEQVPAPAELAELFGVPEGTTLLERKYRTSYREERAPFNTVRSYLVLDVISKNPDLLRDDLEPWPGGTQNQLFTVGIELDRIVETFKARPPTPDETEELGLPVGVSVVILRKTSYDTADRVVEVSDVVLPGDRTEMVYTTKLSRW, from the coding sequence ATGGCCAACCAGTACGAGCGGATTTCGACCGATCTCCGACGGAAGATCACCAGCGGCGAACTGACCGAGGGCGACCGGCTTCCGTCGGAGGCAGCGCTCGCCGATCAGTACGGCGTGAGCGTGCCGACCCTTCGGCAGGGTGTCGGGGTGCTCCAGGCGGAGGGGCTGGTGGAGAAGCAGCACGGCCGCGGCACCTTCGTCCGCCGGCAGCCGAAGAAGGTCACCCGCTACAACGACCGCCACCAGTGGGAGAAGGACCGGGCCCGCGAGCCGGAGACCGAACGCCGAAAGACCGGGGCGACCGAGCACGACACCGGGCTGCAGGTGGACGACCTCGTCTTCCACGCCGAGTACGAGCAGGTGCCGGCCCCCGCCGAGCTGGCCGAGCTGTTCGGCGTGCCGGAGGGGACGACCCTGCTGGAGCGGAAGTACCGCACGAGCTACCGCGAGGAGCGCGCGCCGTTCAACACCGTGCGGTCGTACTTGGTGCTCGACGTGATCTCCAAGAACCCCGACCTGCTCCGTGACGACCTGGAGCCGTGGCCCGGCGGCACGCAGAACCAGCTCTTCACCGTCGGCATCGAGCTCGACCGCATCGTGGAGACCTTCAAGGCCCGGCCGCCCACGCCGGATGAAACCGAAGAACTCGGTCTGCCGGTGGGTGTGTCCGTGGTGATCCTCCGCAAGACTTCGTACGACACCGCCGACCGCGTGGTGGAGGTCTCCGACGTAGTACTCCCCGGCGACCGAACCGAGATGGTCTACACGACCAAGCTGAGCAGGTGGTGA
- a CDS encoding FtsK/SpoIIIE domain-containing protein, which yields MSALSTMLLELGLPTAGVTGAALYAKARHPRAYWVSFGLPLTLGRIRRDYDTVMESCGLTVEPSFWRAMAAQATNRETKPAAPKIRGVQGSSTGLRLRLRLASGQETADVVNATERLRHAWGVHAVHVAEVKPGVVDLRIVGFDVLREVRMPRAAKSAGLLRVPVALRSDGTAHMRDFREIAHGLNLGASQSGKSMYTRNLVYGLAPQPVALVGIDCKGGIEQLPFARRLSALATDQSEALGLLLALLVEMDDRYDLIRAYQGVPGSVAAEDVTADIWGLPENVRPLPIVVLVDEIAELFLVGSKADEQRRNQIVTALIRLAQLARAAGIFLEISGQRFGSDLGKGATMLRSQLTGRTVHRVNDLESAKMGLGDVSEAAMLAATRISPDMPGMAVTGDTSGYWSQIRTPYRSLAEVASRCAEFAYMTPTLFRLAAFRPSSAPAAPAPPTPVHLPSQLTK from the coding sequence GTGTCCGCTCTGAGCACCATGCTCCTGGAGCTGGGCCTCCCGACGGCCGGTGTCACCGGGGCCGCTCTCTACGCCAAGGCCCGGCACCCCCGCGCCTACTGGGTCTCGTTCGGCCTGCCGCTGACGCTCGGCCGGATCCGGCGCGACTACGACACCGTGATGGAGTCGTGCGGCCTGACCGTGGAGCCGTCGTTCTGGCGGGCCATGGCGGCTCAGGCCACCAACCGCGAGACCAAGCCCGCCGCTCCGAAGATCCGGGGCGTCCAGGGCTCCTCGACCGGCCTCCGGCTGCGGCTCCGTCTCGCCAGCGGCCAGGAGACCGCCGACGTGGTCAACGCCACCGAGCGCCTTCGCCACGCCTGGGGCGTCCACGCGGTGCACGTCGCCGAGGTCAAGCCCGGTGTGGTGGACCTGCGGATCGTCGGCTTCGACGTGCTCCGTGAGGTCCGGATGCCGCGTGCGGCGAAGTCGGCCGGTCTGCTGCGGGTGCCGGTTGCGCTCCGTTCCGACGGCACCGCGCACATGCGGGACTTCCGGGAGATCGCGCACGGGCTGAACCTCGGTGCCAGCCAGTCCGGGAAATCCATGTACACCCGCAACCTGGTGTACGGCCTCGCCCCGCAACCGGTCGCCCTGGTCGGCATCGACTGCAAGGGCGGCATCGAGCAACTGCCCTTCGCCCGGCGGCTGTCGGCCCTGGCGACCGACCAGAGTGAAGCGCTCGGCCTGCTCCTGGCCCTGCTGGTGGAAATGGACGACCGGTACGACCTGATCCGGGCCTACCAGGGTGTACCCGGCTCGGTCGCCGCCGAAGACGTGACCGCCGATATCTGGGGGCTCCCGGAGAATGTCCGGCCGCTGCCGATCGTGGTCCTGGTGGACGAGATCGCCGAGCTGTTCCTCGTCGGAAGCAAGGCAGACGAACAGCGGCGGAACCAGATCGTCACGGCGCTGATTCGGCTCGCCCAACTCGCCCGCGCCGCAGGCATCTTCCTGGAGATCTCGGGCCAGCGTTTCGGCTCCGACCTGGGCAAGGGGGCAACCATGCTCCGGTCTCAGCTCACCGGCCGGACGGTCCACCGAGTCAACGACCTGGAGAGCGCCAAGATGGGGCTCGGCGACGTGTCCGAAGCCGCGATGCTCGCCGCCACCCGAATCAGCCCCGACATGCCCGGAATGGCCGTCACCGGTGACACCTCCGGCTACTGGTCGCAGATCCGCACTCCGTATCGCTCGCTGGCCGAAGTGGCCTCCCGCTGCGCCGAGTTCGCGTACATGACGCCCACCCTGTTTCGGCTCGCCGCCTTCCGGCCGAGCTCGGCACCGGCTGCTCCCGCGCCGCCGACCCCGGTGCACCTCCCGAGCCAGCTCACCAAGTAG
- a CDS encoding hydrolase produces the protein MTADSAPAEGPHPGEGSSKNPNPLGHGPVLLLVNARLTDGRVVDVRISGDRIQAVGTTGSLGPLPAMPGSPTSTTGARIDLGGYLLLPAPAEPHAHYDVAFSAALPTPPPETPADLIRRVTEGALTALGYGATAQRTHVRIGDVHGLRRLEAVLTARQALRGLAELQAVAMPRLLTGRAGADGRAQLRDALKLGAAAAGGCPDLDPDPVGYVQVLLEAAREADCPVDLHTLGVDPSQLARLAAVLAPLRPRVTVGPVSALADGGAAVLTGAGLRVVCLPQNGGCVGLEGLAAPLRPSLVRELTEAGVPLAAGAGGLRDLANPVGRADPLEAAYLLAAGGGLSPEAAYEAVSNQARIALGLQPVRVDAGFPAELLAVRGDSLAGALAGGHSRLVIHSGRVVSRTSAVREFADTVALALPRQSTPG, from the coding sequence ATGACCGCGGACAGCGCACCCGCCGAGGGGCCGCACCCGGGCGAGGGATCGTCGAAGAACCCCAATCCGCTCGGCCACGGCCCGGTCCTGCTGCTGGTCAACGCCCGGCTCACCGACGGCCGGGTGGTGGACGTCCGGATCAGCGGCGACCGCATCCAGGCCGTCGGCACCACCGGGAGCCTCGGCCCGCTGCCCGCCATGCCCGGCAGTCCCACCAGCACCACCGGCGCCCGGATCGACCTCGGCGGCTACCTGCTGCTGCCCGCCCCCGCCGAGCCGCACGCGCACTACGACGTCGCCTTCTCCGCCGCCCTGCCCACTCCCCCGCCGGAGACCCCGGCCGACCTGATCCGCCGGGTCACCGAGGGCGCGCTCACCGCGCTCGGGTACGGGGCCACCGCCCAGCGCACCCACGTCCGGATCGGCGACGTGCACGGCCTGCGCCGGCTGGAGGCCGTCCTGACGGCCCGCCAGGCGCTGCGCGGCCTGGCCGAACTGCAGGCGGTGGCGATGCCCCGGCTGCTCACCGGCCGGGCCGGCGCGGACGGCCGGGCCCAGCTGCGGGACGCGCTCAAGCTCGGCGCGGCGGCGGCCGGCGGCTGCCCGGACCTCGACCCGGACCCGGTGGGCTACGTCCAGGTCCTGCTGGAGGCGGCCCGCGAGGCGGACTGCCCGGTGGACCTGCACACCCTGGGCGTCGATCCGTCCCAACTCGCCCGACTGGCCGCCGTGTTGGCGCCGCTGCGGCCCCGGGTCACGGTCGGCCCGGTGAGCGCGCTGGCGGACGGCGGGGCGGCGGTGCTGACCGGCGCCGGGCTGCGGGTGGTCTGCCTGCCGCAGAACGGCGGCTGCGTCGGCCTGGAGGGCCTCGCCGCGCCCCTGCGCCCCTCCCTGGTGCGGGAGTTGACCGAGGCCGGAGTTCCGTTGGCGGCCGGGGCGGGCGGTCTGCGGGACCTCGCCAATCCGGTCGGCCGGGCCGACCCGCTGGAGGCCGCGTACCTGCTCGCGGCGGGCGGTGGGCTGAGCCCCGAGGCGGCGTACGAGGCGGTCTCCAACCAGGCCAGGATCGCCCTCGGGCTGCAGCCCGTCCGGGTCGACGCCGGTTTCCCGGCCGAACTGCTGGCCGTCCGGGGTGACTCACTGGCCGGGGCGCTGGCCGGCGGGCACAGCCGGCTGGTGATCCACAGCGGCCGGGTGGTGAGCCGGACCAGCGCCGTCCGGGAGTTCGCCGACACGGTGGCGCTGGCGCTGCCGCGGCAGAGCACGCCGGGGTAG